Below is a genomic region from Coregonus clupeaformis isolate EN_2021a unplaced genomic scaffold, ASM2061545v1 scaf0185, whole genome shotgun sequence.
attttctttgttaACAGAGGCAAAATGCTGTTGCGTGTTCAGCTCGGGGAAGAGCAGAAATACATCAAGCTGTCTGAGCTGACATTCAATGCTTTCTTGAAAGAAGGTAGGTATAATAGGTTAAAGCAATACATATCACCCTAATGACAAAATAATACAGCATTAAGCTATTATCTTATGATATCTATTTAGGTCTATAGTCATTTCTGCTGTGCTTTATATTTTCAGTAACATAAAATCAGGTGCAGATCCTTGTCTTTCATCATTTTGTGAACACGAGGCAACCTTAAGTATGAACTTGGATTCTTGTGAGAAGGGAAtgcatgtttttcttttttttcttctttttttaacagtgtgtctaaaattcaacataccagaaagcagaaagccagaCATTAAGGTGTATGACCAGTCTGACACAGAAGTTGACTCAGATGTTTTTGAAGAATTAGTAAAGGAGTCACCTGGAACTTTCAGAATCATGCTGGGCAATGGACTTGGTATTCATTCATTCAATTAGTTTTTTAGTTTAAAGGCCAGAATGAGAACCTTTATTGTCTTAAAAATAACAGTTTATTgtaatatgtttctatgttttgcacaaatttcatAATGAACAGATacctctcattcatcatcatgctCGGGTACATCTGATGACACCATCATTCTGAATTTCACTGTGTGTGACGATGTTGAAGAAGTAGCGGCTGGCGAAGGAAGCCAGCCTAAAAGGCCATGCCACATAAACTATGAGGCAAAAGCAGTAAGTGGTGAACATTGCTGTTAAGTCCAATCTGAATGTTGTTTCATCATGTGACAGCATTACATATTGTTTTACAATTACGGAAagcacatttctttccacctaTAGCTGATTGAAAAAATCCTAACATCAAAGCCTGGTGGTGAACGCATTATGCAAGAGTATGGAAAAACCAAATCTCTGACAGATGCCACCAGAAGACAGATGATCAACATACTTGCTGCTGAGATGACAGAAACACATGGGTAAGCATTAAGCATATAGATGGGCTGTAAAGAAACATTGTTATTATTTTCCGGTTATTAATTATGTAAAATGTGTTGTGCAATATCAATTCAGTGTGATGTTAACTTTGAATTCATATGCTAGGACATCCCCCCCAAAAGTGTCAGAGCACAGGGGATAGTAGCTTTGTTTCCCTATCTAGAAGACCCATACTCACAACATGGATATGTAAGTAAATGGGTTATTGCAACATTATGCACATATTCACTCTATGAAATGGGAATAGTACtcctttataatttatttataataatataggATCATTACTACGATCCGGAGAGTGGTTCCGGATACCTTGCATGGCGATTGAAGACCATACAAAGAAAAACAGCAGAGGAAAGAGGTGCCTCAGTCAGCAAATCTCCTAAAGGTATGTTTTCTGATCAGTGACATGTAATTATAATGGTGACCTGTGAATTGTACAGAAAGGATTTCTTAACACTGTATTTTGTCTTAAGTTGGTGGGCCAGGCCGTGATCGTCAGCCCTTCACCTATGACAGAGAGCCATCTGATGAGGATGTGGAAGCAGCTATTGCTGTTTTGAGACACTCTGCTGATGAAAACACTGTCCGTGAGAAGATGAAAATGACCTTCATATATCGGCAAGCAATGGTCAACGATGAAGCCAAATCATCAGATGTCTTCTCGGTCTTCCCAAGATTTCTGGACACACCAGGACTGGTATGACAacttaattcactgcatcaccaaAAATATCCAATGAAGAATAAGGTAACACTCATtatttctgtctttgtgtgttacatTGCAGATAGAACAAGATTTCAGACTTCTGTTTGGTGAGGCCACAGCCAACAAATTCTTGGAGAAGTGGCCAACCACTTTCAAAgcaaaagtaataaaggaaagccATGGACTTGTATCCACCACAGAACTCTTGGATTTGATGCGCAATGCTGAGTCAGCTGCTGAAGTTGAGAATGGTATGAATGAACTGTTTTACTTTTTATGTGGATAATGTAGGTGTGCATTATATGTCCATAATGGTGCAAGTTGTGAATAAGAATGTTATGCTACGGCACAATGTTAACCAggtttttatttacttatttgtaGGCTGGGACAGTGACATGTCTGCCATCTTGCTGCTGCTACATTTGCTACCACCATCTGCACAAGGTAGAAAGAGGCCGGGAAAGATGTCTGCATATCAAGCTGTAGATCAGCTCATCAGATTTCAAAAGGTATGCTTAACAgttgtttaaaatatatattccaTCATCTCAATCTTGTGCACAGTTTGAGGTGATCTTATCTATTGTCAGAGGTTAGTCACCAAAACAATTCTGttgaatgtgttttttttgtagGTTGGAACCAGTGTGCAGCAGCATCTTGACAACATCACCCAAAGCAGTCAGCCCTACCTTCTCGCCCAGGGATCCACACAGAGCAGCATTCACTCCTACTTCATTGTGGTTGACAAGCATGCTCTTCCATGCAAGGCAACAGGTTCAGTAGGAGCTTTTGACGAAGTCTTTAAAGCCCATTACGTATTTGGTACGTCATACAGTTCTTCCTTGAGCAGCTTTTTCACTTTTGTGCAAACAACCATCTATAACATCGACATGGGGGGAAACAAAGGAGACTCCTAGAGTTGCTGAGTTGCGAGCAAGAATGGTGCGTTAGTTGAGATAAAACTATGAAGTGTTTTCTTTGCAAAAGTGACCATGGAAGTCCAAACAACCTTGTTAAGCACCTTAAGATAATTCATGGGCTATGTACAGGCAGGACTCTTTTTCTGAAATGTGGTCAAGAAGGATGCTCACGTTCTTTTGGTAGCTTTTCTGGTTTTAGAAAACATCTTAACAAGTGCCACGGAGAAAGTTTAGTAGATTCTATAGAAGATGATCTTTCAGACCCTCAAAGTACCGTCAAcaccagtaatatttctcatgtTGAAGTGTCGACTGAATGTTTAGAGGCTGAGTCAGAGTTATCTTCGC
It encodes:
- the LOC121581879 gene encoding uncharacterized protein LOC121581879; its protein translation is MKMTFIYRQAMVNDEAKSSDVFSVFPRFLDTPGLIEQDFRLLFGEATANKFLEKWPTTFKAKVIKESHGLVSTTELLDLMRNAESAAEVENGWDSDMSAILLLLHLLPPSAQGRKRPGKMSAYQAVDQLIRFQKVGTSVQQHLDNITQSSQPYLLAQGSTQSSIHSYFIVVDKHALPCKATGSVGAFDEVFKAHYVFGTSYSSSLSSFFTFVQTTIYNIDMGGNKGDS